The sequence CCGAGCCACCCGCGCAGGCCTCGCTGTTGTGAGCCATCAGCGGGGACGCTGAGTCTCACCGGGCCCGGTGTGCGCCGGACCGGGGCGCTGTTATGAAGCCCGGCGTGTCCGACGTCACCGAGACTCTCTCCCTCGACGCCGCGCTGGCCCGTGCCAGCGAGGAGCTGGGCTTTCCCAGCTACTACCAGTCCACCGTGCGACCGCTGCTGCGCAACCCCGAGGGGCGCTGGCCCCGCTGCTGCGGCGGAGGCTGTGAGCCCTGCGCCCAGACGCTCATCCGCGTCGCCCTCCGGGCGCTGGAGTTGATGGGCACCCCACGCCAGAGTCCCCTGCCGGACTGAAGCCCGGAGACGCACGCATGCCCGCACCGCACCCGCTGCTGCTCGTGGACGACGATGCCGCCTTCCGCAAGGTGTACGGCGGCCTGCTGCGCGAGGCGGGCTACGAGGTGGTGGAGGCCGCGGACCGCCCCTCCGCTCGCGCCACCTTCGAGGCACGCGACTTCCCGCTCGTCCTGTTGGACTTGATGCTCCCGCCCGACGGCAGCGTCTCCGCGGGGCTCGAAGGGCTCGCCGCACTGCTGAGCGCGCGGCCCGGCACCAAGGTCATCGTCATCTCCGGGGCAGGGGACACGCGCCACACGCTGGAGGCCGTGCGCCTGGGCGCGTATGACTTCCTCACCAAGCCGGTGGACCCGGACGTGCTCCTCGTCGTCGTGCAGCGAGCCCTCGCGCGCGTGACGCTGGAGCGGCAGGTGGAGTCACTGCGCACGTCGCTGGCGCGAGCCGGTGGAGACACCGCGCTCGTCGGACAGAGCCCGCCGTTCCTCAATGCCGTCTCCCTCGCCGAGCGCGTGGCCGCGAGCGACCTCCCCGTGCTCGTCACCGGAGAGAACGGCACCGGCAAGGAGCTGCTCGCGCGCACGGTGCACCTCAAGAGCCGCCGCCACGGCGGGCCCTTCGTCCCCATCAACTGCGGTGCACTGCCGGAGTCGTTGCTGGAGAGCGCCCTCTTCGGCCACGTGAAGGGCAGCTTCACCGGCGCGACGAAGGACCACCGGGGCCTCTTCGCCGAGGCCGACGGCGGCACGCTCTTCCTCGACGAGCTGGGAGACATGACGCCGTCGCTCCAGGTCAAGGTGCTGCGCGCGCTGGAGACGGGCGACATCCTCCCGGTGGGCGCGGACCTGCCGGTGAAGGTGGACGTGCGGCTCATCTCCGCCACGCACCAGGACCTCGGCCGGATGCTCCAGGAGGGCACCTTCCGCGAGGACCTCTACTGGCGCGTGAAGGGCGTCGAAATCCGCCTGCCTCCACTGCGCGAGCGCGCCTCGGATTTGCCGCTGCTGGCCAAGCACTTCCTCAACCAGTGCGCCCACCTGTGCCCGGATGGACGCGCGCGGCTGCTCTCGGACGCGGCGGCCGAGGCGCTCGCGGCCCACGCGTGGCCCGGCAACCTGCGTGAGCTCCGGCACGAGATGCAGCGAGCCACCGTGCTCGCCGGTGAGCGCCGGGAAATCCAGCCCGAGGACTTGTCCTTCACCGGCAGCGAGCGGCCTCGCGCCAGCGCGCCAGGCGCCACCACACTGGCGCAGAAGGTGGAGGCGCTGGAGCGGCGCGAAATCGAGGAGGCGCTGAAGCGCTGCGGCGGCAACCGCACGCACACGGCCGAGGCGCTGGGCCTGTCGCGCCAGGGCCTGCTCAAGAAGCTGGAGCGCTTCGGCCTGACGTGAGTCAGAACAGGCGCGCGCCCAGGCCCAGCTTCCCGGCCCAGCCCAGGCGCGTCTCGCTCTCGCCGGGGCGCTCGCGGAAACTCTCGACTCCCAATTGTCCCGCCACCAGCATGGACAGGTTGGAGCCCAGGTACACCTCCACGCCGCCCCCGCCGAGCGCCTGGAAGCGCCGCGCCTTCTCCGACGACAGGCCGAGGTCCAGCGGCAGGTCCACCAGCCCCAGCACCGCCACGGTGTCCGCCACGCGGTAGCTGGCCACCAGCCCCGGCGTCACCCGCAGCAGCGCGCCGGAGAAGTTGTCCTTGTCCATGTACGTGGCCCCGGAGTTGAGCACCAGGCCCAGCCCCAGCGACGGCGCCAGTGCCAGCGCGCCCCGCTCGTACACCTTGCGCCGCGCCGCCAGCTCGAAGGCCACGGAGAGCTGGAACCACTGCAGCTTCCCGCGCGCCTCCAGCTCGAAGCCGGAGATGCCCTGGCGGAAGCCCACGCCCAACTCCGGCGCCCCGACGTAGCCGTAGAGCGCCGTGGTGCCATCCGGAAGCGTCGCCGGCGCCACCACCGCGCCCAGTGGGTCCACTTCGCCCCCCTCGCTCCGCACCGCGTCGGAGGCCGTGACGCGCCGCCCCTCGGAGGCGGTGGAAGGTACCGATTCCTGGGCGGAAACATCCAAACAGGCCAGGGTCAGCGCGGACACGAGCAGACGGGACGGAGTGGGGCGTTCCATGGCCGCGCACCCTACCTCGGGGAGTCGCTGCCCGAAACCCAACGATTCCGGGGGCTTGTGGGGCAATAGATGATCTGTCAGGCTTGCCTGGAAGAATTCGGAATCCATGGCTGCCGCGCTCTCAAAACCTTTCACGCCTGCTGAACCTGCCTCCAGCATGTGGACGGGGACGCGCCGTCGTGCGTCACGCGGGCGCTCGCGCGTGCTGCTGGTGGACTCGGACGTGAATGCGCAGGCGCTGCTCGCGGCGGGCCTGGCGGAGGCGGGCTTCGAGGTGCTGATGGTGGGCGGCGCGCACGCGGCGCTGGAGGCGCTGGCGCAGGACGGCCAGCTCCCGCACCTCATCCTCTCCGAGGTGGAGCTGCCGGACGGCGACGGCTTCAGCTTCTGCGGTCAGGTCCGCGCGGACGCGCGCCTGGCGCACGTGCCGGTGGTGCTGCTCGCGCGGAGGCAGGAGGACTTCCACAAGGACCTCGCCGGCGGCGTGGGCGCGGACGACTACCTGTCGCAGCCGGTGCTGGTGCAGGACGTGGTGGCGCTGGCGCGGCTGAAGGCGGGCCGGCGCACGGGTGAGGCCACCTATGAGTCGCACACCGCGCGGCTGCCGCTGGCGCACGTGGCGCGGGCGCTGCTCGCGGGCGTGCGCTCCGGCCGCGTGGTGCTCTCCGAGGGCGAGGGCTGGTTCGCCTTCCGCCACGGGCTGGTGGTGGACGCCGTCTTCCACGGCGAGCGCGGCAGCCTGGCCTTCCGCCGGATGCTGTGCTTCGGCAGCGGCGCGTACGCGGTGGCGCTGGGGCCGGAGCTCCACAAGGGCTCGTTCACCATGGACCGCGCGTACCTCTGCGAGACGGTGCTGCCGGGCCTGGAGCGCTTCGACGCGCTGCGAGCGCGCGGCCTGCCGCTGGCGTCGCGGCTGACGGTGGACTTCGCGCGGCTGGCGGAGGTGCTGTCCACGCTGCCCGAGGACGTGGGCGAGGTGGTGCGCCTCTTCGACGGCCGCCGCACGCTGCGCGCCATGCTGATGGAGTGCCCCTTTCCGGAGGCCGTGGCGTACGAGGCCTCCACACGGTTGTTCGCGCTCGGCGTGCTGGTGCCGGCGTGTCTCGTGGAGGAGCGCGAGCGCGCCCGCTGCGGCGCCACGGTGCCCGGCTTCTTCGAGCCCGCGCCCTCCGTGGAGCCGGAAGCCAGTCCCGCCGCCGTCGCCGTGGACGCCGCGGAGCCCGACGCCAGCGAGGCCTCGCTGGACTTCGCGGTGGACGGGCCCTCCGAGCCGCTCACGCTGGTGGGCGGTGGGGCCCAGCCCCCGGTCATCCTCACGTTCCCCAAGAAGCCCGCGCATACCGTCGGTGGAACGGACGCTGCGGGCTCCGGAGCCGTGCCGGACGACGCGGGCATGTGAAGGGTTTGACTCGGCGGGCCGGGGTGGGCGACAAGGCCCGCGAGAGGCCACACCCATGTCCGGTCACAATCGGTGGTCGAAAATCAAGCGCCAGAAGGCAGCCATGGGCGCGACCAAGGGGAAGCTGTACTCCAAGGTCGTCAAGGAAATCACCGTCTCGGCGCGGCTCGGCGGTGGGGACCCGGCGGGCAATGCCCGGCTGCGCGTGGCGCTGGCCGCGGCCCGCGAGGCCAACATCCCCAAGGACACGATTGAGCGCGCCATCAAGAAGGGCACCGGTGAGCTGGAGGGCGCGAGCTACGAGGAGGTGACGTACGAGGGCTACGGCCCCGGCGGCGTCGCCATGCTCGTCGAGTGCCTCACCGACAACCGCAACCGCAGCTCCGCGGACGTGCGCTCCATCTTCGGCCGCTACGGCGGCAACCTGGGCGCCGAGGGCGCGGTGGCCTGGATGTTCCAGAAGAAGGGCGCGATTACCGTCAAGCCGGGCCCCACCGAGGACGCGGTGATGGAGAAGGCCATCGACGCGGGCGCGGAGGACGTCATCAACCAGGGCACGGACGGCTTCGAGGTGCGCACCACGCCGGCGGACCTGCACACGGTGGCCACGCGCCTGGAGTCCGCGGGGCTGGCGCTGGGCGAGCAGAAGTGGACGTACCTGCCGCAGAACACGGTGCACGTGGAGGGCGACACCGCGCGCGCCCTGCTGAAGCTGATGGACGTGCTCGAGGACAACGACGACGTGCAGAACGTGTACGCGAACTTCGAGCTGGACGACTCGGTGATGGATTCCCTGTCGCAGTAGCGGCAGCGGGAAAGGGAGCGGCAACGTGCGCGTGCTCGGCGTGGACCCCGGCAGCCGGTTCATGGGCTACGGCGTGGTGGAGGAGAAGCGGGGCCGGCTGGTGCACGTGGGCCACGGCGTCATCAAGGTGGACGAGTCCGCGCCGCTGGCCGCGCGCCTCAAGGATTTGCACGCCGCGCTGGCGGAGGCGCTGAAGCGCTACCAGCCGGACGCGGTGGCGGTGGAGGGGCTGTTCACCTTCCGCAACGCGCGCAGCGCGCTGGTGCTGGGCCATGCGCGCGGCGTGGCGCTGCTGGCGGCGGCGCAGGCGGGGCTGGAGGTGCACGAGTACGCACCGGCCAGGGTGAAGAAGTCGGTGGGCGCGGGCGGCGCGGATGGCAAGGACGCGGTGGCTCGCATGGTGCGCACGTTCCTCTCGCTGGAGGCGTCGCAAATCCAGCGCGCCGACGCGAGCGACGCGCTGGCGGTGGCGCTGTGCCACCTGAACCAGGGCCGGGCGTCCGTGTCCGCGGCGACAACAGGCAAGAAGCGCAAGGGCTCGGCGGGGCTGCTGGCGGACCGGCTGACGCCCTCGTATCGGAAACCGGAGGCGAGATGATTTCGCGGTTGCGCGGGAACGTGCTGGAGAAGGACCTGGAGGACGCCACCATCGACGTGGCCGGCGTGGGCTACCGGGTGAACTTCTCCACGCTGACGCTGGGGAAGCTGCCGGCGGACGGACAGCCGGTGGACGTGCGCGTGCGCACCGTGGTGCGCGAGGACGCCTTCGAGCTGTTCGGCTTCCTCACCAAGGCGGAGGAGGACCTCTTCCAGCTCCTCACCGCCGTGACGCGCGTGGGGCCCCGCCTGGCGCTCACCGTGCTGTCTGGCATGGAGGTGCCGGAGTTGGTGGCGGCGCTGTCCCGGGGCGAAGTGGCGCGGCTGTCGAAGATTCACGGCGTGGGGAAGAAGACCGCCGAGCGGCTCGTGCTGGAGCTCAAGGACAAGGTGAAGAACATCCACCTGGAGGCGGTGGCCCGGGGCACGGCGCCCGCCGCCGCGAGCGGCAACCGCTCCGACCTCGTCTCCGCGCTCCTCAACCTGGGGTACAAACAGCCCCAGGCGGAGAAGGCGGCGGAGGTGGCCAGCGAGCACCTGGGCGCGGACGCCTCGTTCCAGGCCCTGTTCCGCGAGGCGCTCAAGGCCCTGCGCTCCGGGAGCTGATCCCCGCACTACCGGGAGCAGGTGTGACGGGGGTGTGACTGGCAGCCGCGAGTTCCCGGCGCAAGCTGCTGAAGCTTCCTTCCTCCAACAATCTGAATCGGTCCGCGGTCAGACGGACCCGGTGTCCGGCTGTCGGCACGGGTCGTCCGGGCTCGCGAGATGGCGGACAGCCTGAGCGATTTCCTACCCTGGTCTGAGTAGACTCTTACGACATGAGTATCAGTTTTCAGCTCCGGCGATGGTGCCCCCGCGCCATCGAGGACAAGGGGCTGCTCACATGAAGTCTTCGCGTGGCATTCTTCCGGTGCTGTTGTTCGTGCTCTCCGGGTGGGTGGTGGCGTGTGCTCAGGCCCCCGAGGACGGCGTGGAGGTGGTCGAGACATCGCCTGCCCGCGAGTCGCGGGTGGATGTCGGCACGGCGACGGCGCAGGCGCTGGTGCCTGGAAGTCGTTGGGACGTCTGCGAGGACAGCGCGCGGCGCGTGCGTGGCATCGCCCTGCAGGGCGGCTCGAAGCAGGAGGAGCTGATCGCCCTCAATGGCCGGCTGCTCTTCACGGCCTCGGATTCCGGGCACGGCCAGGAGCTCTGGATGAGCGATGGGCCGGGGAAGCCCACGTCGCTGCTGAAGGACATCCGGCCGGGGCCTCCGAGCTCGTCGCCGGCGCAGCTCACGGTGGTGGGGCGGTGGGCATACTTCGTCGCGGACGACGACGAGCATGGCGCGGAGCTGTGGCGCACGGACGGCACGGAGACGGGGACGGAGCTGGTGAAGGACATCCGGCCGGGGCAGGGGCCCTCGGCGCCGGAGCAGCTCACGGTGGTGGACGGCACGCTCTACTTCACGGCCTATGAGGAGGTGCACGGCCGCGAGCTGTGGCGCGTGGACGGCGCGAAGAAGGGGGCGGAGCTGGTGCGTGACTTCGTGGCGGGACCGGCGCCTTCCGCGTCCTCGCCGCTGGGACTCCGGAACCTGACGGCGTGGGGGGATGGCCTGGCGCTGGCGGTCTCCCGCGAGGACTCCTTCGAGGTGGTGCTGTGGAACGTGGACCGGCGCGGGCAGGCCCGGCCGCTCTTCACGCTGGAGTTCGGCCTGTTCCTCGAGATGGAGGCCGTGGGCCGGCAGCTCTTCTTCACGGTGAACCCGGGCACGGACGAGACGGACCTGTGGGTGACGCGGGATGAGCCGGGCACGGCGACGTGGCTGCGGCACTTTCCGGGGCAGACGCCGACGTCACTCACGGCCATGGGGGACGCGGTGTACTTCGCGGCGGGCGGCGAGGGCGACTGGGGTGACTGGGGCGACCCGGTGCATGGCAGCGAGCTGTGGACGAGCGACGGGACGGTCTCCGGCACACGGATGGTGCGGGACATCGCTCCGGGCACGGACAGCGCCTTCATTCCGGGGCAGGACCCGTTCTTCACGGTGGTGGACGGCACGATGTACTTCGCGGCGTCCGACGTCGCTCACGGCCGCGAGCTGTGGCGCAGCGACGGAACGCCGTCGGGCACGTGGATGGTGCGGGACATCGAGCCCGGTGAGGGCGACAGCAGTCCGTGGTTCCTGAGGGCGGAGAGCGGAACGGTGTTCTTCGCCGCGACGACGTCGGGGCGCGGGCAGGAGGTCTGGTACAGCGGCGGGAAGTCCTGGACCACGCAGTCACTGGCGGACCTCGCGCAGGGGGCCGCATCCTCGAGCCCGAGGGGCTTCGTGCGCTCGGGCTTCGACGTGTACTTCATGGCCACGGACGAAACGGGCGCCCCGGGACTGTGGTCCGTGCCGTTCCGTCCGGCGATGTCCTGTGGGGCTCGCGCGTACTGAGCGCTACGCCGCGCGCCGGGCCGCGGGTGTGGGGCGCACGTCGCCGAAGTTGGGCGCGGGCAGGACGATGGTGGGCGACAGCGCCGGCGCCATCAGGTGCGCGGTGAGCAGCGAGGACGGGTGGAAGTTGACGAACGCGCCCTCCACCGCGGACGTGCCCGCGAAGAGCTTCTCCACCACCATGGACGTGTACTGGTCCAGCGAGTCCTCGCGCGTGTTGCCGTTGAGCACCACTTCCCAACCCATGTGCTCCGCGTAGCGCCGCACGCCGGGGATGGCGGACTGGAGCGGCGTGTAGCACTCGGTGGCCACGCCATTCTCGCTGACGACGAACACCTCGCGAGACGTCGCCACCGCCAGCGACATGTTCCCCTGCGTGTGCCCCGGCGTGCTGAGGATGGCCGCGCCCTGGCCCAGCCACACGTCGCCGTCCAGCAGCACCACGCGCTCCTGCGGAATCTCCGCGCCGCCGGGCACGAACCACACCGTCTGCATCGGGTGCAGGTCCTTCACCATCTCCCACTCGGCGCGCTGCACCAGCAGCCTCGCGCGAGGGAAGTACGCGGGCAGGCCGTCACCGCCCAGCCAGCCGCGCAGGTCCTGGATGTGCAGGTGGTCGAAGGCGATGTAATCCACGTCCGCGGGCGTCAGCCCCAGCGACGCGAGGTGGCTCTGCACCGTGCCGTGCCGCGAGGACATCACCTTGTCGGACACGAAGGCGCCGTAGCGCTCGCGCAGCGCGCGGTAGAAGGGGGCCGCGACGCCCTTCTCGTAGTCGGAGGGGTTGAACAGCAGCGTGCGCCGCTCGCCCTCCCGGTCCACGAACTGCACCACCTGCATGCGGTTGGTCATCATCACGTACGGCGCCGGGGACAGCGCCGCGCCGCTGAAGGCGAACTGCGCGGGGTACGGGAAGGTGATGAGCTCGCACGTGGCTATCGCCGCCACGGGGCCTTCCTTCACGAAGGCCTCGCGCGCATCCAGTGCCGCGCGGCGCAGCTTCTGCAGCTTCACGCCGGGCACCGACTCGGCGCGGGCGCCGGCGAGAGAGGGGAGGGGACGAAACACAGGGCTCGTGTGCATGTCGGTCACCACCGGGTCAGGTCGAAGACCGTCTTCACGGACCGGTGCTTCGCGCGTGCCAGATTCGCCTCAATCGCCTCCTGGTAGCGAGCCAGGGGAAAGGTGTGCGTGACGAGAACGGAACACTCCGGCCCTTCCTTCCGGGCCAGCAGGTCCAACACCACGTCGAAGGTGTGCCTGCGCTCGCCCCGGAAGCGCTCCGGGCCGTACACGTAGGAGCCGAGCAGCGTCAGCTCGTTGCGCCACACCGTCGTCCAGTCCACCCGCTCCAGGATTCCGGCCGCCCCCACCAGCACCACCTTCCCCAGGGCGCGTGTGTAGCGCAGGGCGTCCTGCACGGACGCCGCGCTGCCGATGCAGTCGAGGGTCAGCTCGAAGCCGCCCGTCATCGCCGGAGGCCCGAGCACCGGGCGGTACACCTTCGCGCCCGTGCGCCGTGCGACCTCCTCCGCCTCGTCCACATCGCCGCGCACGCGGAAGGCGTCGTCCGCGCCCAATTGCCTGCCCAGCTCCAGCTGGTAGTCCTCCGCCGCCAGCAGCGTCACGTGGCAGCGGTGTCCCAGCGCGCGCAGCGCCCACAGCGCAGCGAAGGCCACCGGCCCTCCGCCGATGACGAGCACCCGGTCATCGTCACGCGGCGGCGCCTTCAGCACCGCGTGCAGGCTCACCGCCAGCGGCTCCACCAGCACGGCCGCCTTGTCGCTCACGCCCTCCGGCACCGGGTGGAGCTGCGACGGGTGTGCCACCATCTCCGTGCCCATGCCTCCCGGCAGCTCGCGCTGGTAGCCGAGCATCTGTCCGGCCGCCAGGCAGCCGTCCGCGGTGCGCTCGCAGCCGTTCTCC comes from Pyxidicoccus parkwaysis and encodes:
- a CDS encoding sigma-54-dependent transcriptional regulator; protein product: MPAPHPLLLVDDDAAFRKVYGGLLREAGYEVVEAADRPSARATFEARDFPLVLLDLMLPPDGSVSAGLEGLAALLSARPGTKVIVISGAGDTRHTLEAVRLGAYDFLTKPVDPDVLLVVVQRALARVTLERQVESLRTSLARAGGDTALVGQSPPFLNAVSLAERVAASDLPVLVTGENGTGKELLARTVHLKSRRHGGPFVPINCGALPESLLESALFGHVKGSFTGATKDHRGLFAEADGGTLFLDELGDMTPSLQVKVLRALETGDILPVGADLPVKVDVRLISATHQDLGRMLQEGTFREDLYWRVKGVEIRLPPLRERASDLPLLAKHFLNQCAHLCPDGRARLLSDAAAEALAAHAWPGNLRELRHEMQRATVLAGERREIQPEDLSFTGSERPRASAPGATTLAQKVEALERREIEEALKRCGGNRTHTAEALGLSRQGLLKKLERFGLT
- a CDS encoding response regulator; this encodes MWTGTRRRASRGRSRVLLVDSDVNAQALLAAGLAEAGFEVLMVGGAHAALEALAQDGQLPHLILSEVELPDGDGFSFCGQVRADARLAHVPVVLLARRQEDFHKDLAGGVGADDYLSQPVLVQDVVALARLKAGRRTGEATYESHTARLPLAHVARALLAGVRSGRVVLSEGEGWFAFRHGLVVDAVFHGERGSLAFRRMLCFGSGAYAVALGPELHKGSFTMDRAYLCETVLPGLERFDALRARGLPLASRLTVDFARLAEVLSTLPEDVGEVVRLFDGRRTLRAMLMECPFPEAVAYEASTRLFALGVLVPACLVEERERARCGATVPGFFEPAPSVEPEASPAAVAVDAAEPDASEASLDFAVDGPSEPLTLVGGGAQPPVILTFPKKPAHTVGGTDAAGSGAVPDDAGM
- a CDS encoding YebC/PmpR family DNA-binding transcriptional regulator, encoding MSGHNRWSKIKRQKAAMGATKGKLYSKVVKEITVSARLGGGDPAGNARLRVALAAAREANIPKDTIERAIKKGTGELEGASYEEVTYEGYGPGGVAMLVECLTDNRNRSSADVRSIFGRYGGNLGAEGAVAWMFQKKGAITVKPGPTEDAVMEKAIDAGAEDVINQGTDGFEVRTTPADLHTVATRLESAGLALGEQKWTYLPQNTVHVEGDTARALLKLMDVLEDNDDVQNVYANFELDDSVMDSLSQ
- the ruvC gene encoding crossover junction endodeoxyribonuclease RuvC codes for the protein MRVLGVDPGSRFMGYGVVEEKRGRLVHVGHGVIKVDESAPLAARLKDLHAALAEALKRYQPDAVAVEGLFTFRNARSALVLGHARGVALLAAAQAGLEVHEYAPARVKKSVGAGGADGKDAVARMVRTFLSLEASQIQRADASDALAVALCHLNQGRASVSAATTGKKRKGSAGLLADRLTPSYRKPEAR
- the ruvA gene encoding Holliday junction branch migration protein RuvA yields the protein MISRLRGNVLEKDLEDATIDVAGVGYRVNFSTLTLGKLPADGQPVDVRVRTVVREDAFELFGFLTKAEEDLFQLLTAVTRVGPRLALTVLSGMEVPELVAALSRGEVARLSKIHGVGKKTAERLVLELKDKVKNIHLEAVARGTAPAAASGNRSDLVSALLNLGYKQPQAEKAAEVASEHLGADASFQALFREALKALRSGS
- a CDS encoding ELWxxDGT repeat protein — its product is MKSSRGILPVLLFVLSGWVVACAQAPEDGVEVVETSPARESRVDVGTATAQALVPGSRWDVCEDSARRVRGIALQGGSKQEELIALNGRLLFTASDSGHGQELWMSDGPGKPTSLLKDIRPGPPSSSPAQLTVVGRWAYFVADDDEHGAELWRTDGTETGTELVKDIRPGQGPSAPEQLTVVDGTLYFTAYEEVHGRELWRVDGAKKGAELVRDFVAGPAPSASSPLGLRNLTAWGDGLALAVSREDSFEVVLWNVDRRGQARPLFTLEFGLFLEMEAVGRQLFFTVNPGTDETDLWVTRDEPGTATWLRHFPGQTPTSLTAMGDAVYFAAGGEGDWGDWGDPVHGSELWTSDGTVSGTRMVRDIAPGTDSAFIPGQDPFFTVVDGTMYFAASDVAHGRELWRSDGTPSGTWMVRDIEPGEGDSSPWFLRAESGTVFFAATTSGRGQEVWYSGGKSWTTQSLADLAQGAASSSPRGFVRSGFDVYFMATDETGAPGLWSVPFRPAMSCGARAY
- a CDS encoding zinc-dependent alcohol dehydrogenase, whose amino-acid sequence is MKGLVFDLSIPKYVVARGLGGLYPKLHYGAGSCLSLRELPRPTPPGPEWVRLKPLLTGLCGSDMATLFFKASPQLEPFNSFPAVLGHEILAEVTELGPATRGVEVGQRVAVDPLLPCRLRGISPPCKPCASGQENGCERTADGCLAAGQMLGYQRELPGGMGTEMVAHPSQLHPVPEGVSDKAAVLVEPLAVSLHAVLKAPPRDDDRVLVIGGGPVAFAALWALRALGHRCHVTLLAAEDYQLELGRQLGADDAFRVRGDVDEAEEVARRTGAKVYRPVLGPPAMTGGFELTLDCIGSAASVQDALRYTRALGKVVLVGAAGILERVDWTTVWRNELTLLGSYVYGPERFRGERRHTFDVVLDLLARKEGPECSVLVTHTFPLARYQEAIEANLARAKHRSVKTVFDLTRW